The nucleotide window GCACGACGGCCCGAATTCTGCTCACTCCTTTCACGAACCGTGCCCCGTCAACATCGGGAGCGACGAACCGTGTCGCGTACGGTTCGCTGTCTCCGAGGCGTTCACCGTCGCGTTCGACGGCGATGAGACCACCGAGGGCGTCGCGGAGGGGAACACACGCCGCATATCCCGAGTCGCTCTCGAAGACGAGATGCGTCGTCTCGGGTGCGGCCGACGCGAGTTCGAGAACGTCTCCGACGGCGACGCCACTCCACGTTGCGTCGTAGCGTTCGCCCGACGCGCACTCGACGCAGACGTGTTTGGTCGTCCACGCCATCTCGTCCGCGTCAGTGGAAGTCACCGTCCGTCGTCTCTCGCCGACGAGTTCGATTTCCCACCCGGTCGCCGGTTGTGTCGTCACGTTTGCCATGATTGGTGCTGGAACAGTATTACGACAGCGATACTCTCGGTTCTCCCGAAGGTGTTCGGGAGAAACCTGAATCGGTCACGAACGAACCGTCTACACGATGTGTTCTGTCACTCCTCAATCGAGTATCCAAGTACGGTCAGGTGAGACCGGATGTCCGAGATAGACTTCGATGGGAACCGGTCGTACCGAGACGAGCGGTTCGCTGCCGTGGAAGCGTTTCGAACTGACCGTGCCAAGGTTGTCTGCGGCTATTTCGACCCGGGGCAGTTCATCCCGGTTCACGCGCCCGACAGCGACGTGGTTATCAGCGTCCGGTCCGGTGCGGGTGTCGTCCGTGAGGGCGACATCGAACACGACGTTGCCTCCGGCGATGTTGTCGCGGTCGAAGCCGGAACATCGCGTGGCATCCGGGCCGCCGACGATACGAGGCTGGAAGCCCTCTTAGTGACTGCTCCCCCTCCGACGGACGCTGAACACGGTCCCGTCAAACGAGGACTGAAACGAAACGAGTTCGAACCGAACGGAGACGACCGAGACGACACCGGCGACACGGACGAGACATTCCAATGACCGAAATCGTACACCTCCCTGACCTCGATGGAACGCCCCACGCAAACGTTTTCCCCGAATCCGAACCGAAAACGGTCCGACTCACTCTCGAAGCGGACGAACGCATCGCACCGCACGACCACCCGGGACGGAGCATCGTTCTCCACGTCCTCGACGGCGCACTCGAACTGGAACTCGGTGATGAGACTCACGCGTTAGAACGCGGTGATGTCGCCCGCTTCGACGGCGACCAAGATATCTCTCCGCTTGCGACGGAACCCAGTACGGCGCTGCTCGTACTGGCACCGACCCCAGACGAGGAGTAATCGACCGCTGCCACCGTCTCTTGAGATGTCATTCACCGACGGACGGGGTTGACTCCGCCCGCTCAATTTGTCTAACTCGGCAAATCTGCAACCGAGAGACTTGAATGTTGGGCTAACTTCCACCGTCCGAACATCATCGGGGGAACGGTGGTTACGCAACACCTCGTTTTCGATACGTATGGTCGAAAAACCGGACCGCTACCGAGTCGGTGAGGAACCGCGCACCGTTGACGAGCGAGACTCGTCGGACGGCCGAGAGAACCTCGGCAACGCTGTCGAACGGGAGTGGGAGGTGTTCGTCCGCGAGGACGACGACGACGCCCTTCGTCACGTCGGGAGTGTGTCCGCGCCGTCGGCGGACATCGCATACGAACAGGCGACGAAACTGTTTGGCTGGTACGCGAACGATATCTGGGTCTGTCCCGCCGACGCTGTCTGTCGGTATTCGACGCA belongs to Halogeometricum borinquense DSM 11551 and includes:
- a CDS encoding molybdopterin-dependent oxidoreductase, whose product is MANVTTQPATGWEIELVGERRRTVTSTDADEMAWTTKHVCVECASGERYDATWSGVAVGDVLELASAAPETTHLVFESDSGYAACVPLRDALGGLIAVERDGERLGDSEPYATRFVAPDVDGARFVKGVSRIRAVVLTPDEDATEYEALELDGPEYGRAQARDAGEIKRSLTEYVRPQSDGR
- a CDS encoding cupin domain-containing protein; translated protein: MSEIDFDGNRSYRDERFAAVEAFRTDRAKVVCGYFDPGQFIPVHAPDSDVVISVRSGAGVVREGDIEHDVASGDVVAVEAGTSRGIRAADDTRLEALLVTAPPPTDAEHGPVKRGLKRNEFEPNGDDRDDTGDTDETFQ
- a CDS encoding cupin domain-containing protein, with the protein product MTEIVHLPDLDGTPHANVFPESEPKTVRLTLEADERIAPHDHPGRSIVLHVLDGALELELGDETHALERGDVARFDGDQDISPLATEPSTALLVLAPTPDEE
- a CDS encoding Htur_1727 family rSAM-partnered candidate RiPP, coding for MVEKPDRYRVGEEPRTVDERDSSDGRENLGNAVEREWEVFVREDDDDALRHVGSVSAPSADIAYEQATKLFGWYANDIWVCPADAVCRYSTHTLDDDAERMTISSKDEERTHEA